The Fulvivirga ligni genome window below encodes:
- a CDS encoding HlyD family secretion protein, protein MNTPMENPEQKKKKGSKLFPIIFAGIVVAGIVFGVFKYIHGLHYEETEDAQLETNISPVIPKASGYITKIFVDDNKHVKQGDTLVILEDTDYKIRVEQAEAAFENAKANLEVVKSGASASVANVSTSQANIATVQANIEAAKVDLWQATQDYNRYSNLIKDHSITQQQFDKVQATKEAAEKKLAVLQSQKSVAAKQKVVSQSNSDVSTNNIAVAEANVKMRQAELELAQLQLSYTVVTAPISGTISQKHVEVGQLVQAGQSLFAIVEDSNIWVVANFKETQMAKIQPGQEVEVEVDAVPGTTFVGKVQSIAAATGAKFSLLPPDNATGNFVKVVQRIPVKIVLNDGQEQQSKLRAGMNVLVEVSLD, encoded by the coding sequence ATGAACACGCCAATGGAAAATCCTGAGCAAAAAAAGAAAAAAGGAAGCAAGTTATTTCCTATCATTTTTGCAGGAATAGTGGTTGCAGGTATCGTTTTTGGAGTTTTTAAATACATCCATGGCCTGCATTATGAAGAAACTGAAGATGCGCAGCTAGAAACTAATATCAGTCCGGTGATACCCAAAGCTTCAGGCTATATTACCAAAATATTTGTAGATGATAATAAGCACGTAAAGCAAGGAGATACTTTAGTAATCTTAGAAGACACAGATTATAAAATCCGTGTAGAGCAAGCTGAAGCGGCCTTTGAAAACGCTAAAGCTAACTTAGAGGTAGTAAAATCAGGTGCCTCTGCATCTGTGGCTAACGTGAGCACCTCGCAGGCTAACATCGCTACCGTACAGGCTAATATAGAAGCCGCTAAAGTAGATCTTTGGCAAGCCACTCAGGATTATAACAGATATTCTAACTTAATAAAGGATCACTCTATCACACAGCAACAGTTTGACAAAGTGCAGGCGACCAAAGAAGCAGCAGAAAAGAAATTAGCTGTGCTTCAAAGCCAGAAATCAGTAGCAGCAAAACAGAAAGTTGTGAGCCAATCCAATAGTGATGTTTCTACTAATAACATTGCTGTGGCAGAAGCGAATGTAAAAATGCGTCAGGCAGAGCTTGAGCTGGCACAGTTACAACTTTCCTATACTGTAGTTACAGCCCCTATCAGCGGCACTATTTCTCAAAAGCATGTTGAAGTAGGTCAGTTAGTACAGGCCGGTCAGTCATTATTTGCGATTGTTGAAGATAGCAACATCTGGGTGGTAGCCAATTTCAAAGAAACTCAAATGGCCAAAATACAGCCAGGACAAGAAGTAGAAGTAGAAGTTGATGCTGTACCAGGAACTACTTTCGTAGGCAAAGTTCAGTCTATAGCAGCTGCTACAGGCGCTAAATTCTCATTACTTCCTCCAGATAATGCTACTGGTAACTTCGTGAAAGTGGTACAAAGAATACCGGTAAAAATAGTTCTGAATGACGGACAGGAGCAGCAATCAAAGCTAAGAGCTGGAATGAACGTGCTGGTAGAAGTCTCACTAGACTAA
- a CDS encoding DHA2 family efflux MFS transporter permease subunit — protein MLQENNTVEYGFRRVIITITAITCALLEIVDTTIVNVALNDMRGNLGATLNDVGWVVTAYAIANVIMVPLTSWLSQQFGRKNYFAASIIIFTTASFLCGNATNIWELVAFRFIQGLGGGALLVTSQTIITEAYPPEKRGMAQALYGMGVIVGPTLGPPLGGYIVDNYSWPYIFYINIPIGIIATMLTLNYVASPNYGGKKKASEIDWLGIFLLILAVGSLQYVLEKGQEHDWFSDPLIIVLAITGVGGFYMLIWRELTIDNPVIELRVLKDKNLAVGTIFTFILGFGLYGSTFIIPLFTQSILGWTALDAGLLLVPSSIATGLMMPVVGKLIQRGVPQKYLVAGGFIIFFLYSFWAHGIITPQTGNDDFFWLLMVRGVGLGLLFVPITTLALSTLKGKEIAEGAAFTGMVRQLGGSFGIALISTFISRSTFMYRADLIKNLSPYDPIVQQRLEGSKQMFMSAGSSPDMALQKGYQMFEMSVMRQASLLSYMDVFLYIGIFFLLCAPLVLIVRSAKNKAVSTEGLH, from the coding sequence ATGCTACAAGAAAATAATACGGTAGAATACGGGTTTCGGCGCGTGATCATTACGATTACGGCCATCACGTGTGCGCTGCTAGAGATTGTGGACACAACTATTGTGAACGTAGCTCTAAATGACATGCGAGGAAACCTGGGCGCTACCCTGAATGACGTAGGTTGGGTAGTTACCGCCTACGCCATAGCAAACGTAATTATGGTACCGCTCACCAGCTGGCTTTCGCAGCAGTTTGGTAGAAAAAACTACTTTGCGGCTTCCATTATCATATTTACCACGGCCTCCTTTTTATGTGGTAATGCTACGAATATTTGGGAGCTGGTGGCTTTCAGGTTTATACAAGGTTTAGGTGGTGGTGCACTGCTTGTTACTTCTCAAACCATTATTACTGAAGCATACCCGCCAGAAAAACGTGGTATGGCCCAAGCATTGTACGGAATGGGAGTCATTGTAGGCCCTACACTTGGCCCGCCTTTAGGAGGGTATATTGTAGATAATTACAGCTGGCCCTATATTTTCTATATCAATATCCCGATCGGGATTATAGCTACCATGCTTACACTGAACTACGTGGCGAGTCCTAATTATGGTGGAAAGAAGAAGGCCTCTGAAATTGACTGGCTGGGAATATTCCTGCTCATTTTGGCGGTAGGCTCTTTACAGTATGTACTGGAAAAAGGACAGGAACATGATTGGTTCTCTGATCCGCTCATTATAGTATTAGCCATTACCGGTGTAGGTGGTTTTTATATGCTCATCTGGAGAGAATTAACCATTGACAACCCGGTGATAGAATTGAGAGTACTCAAAGACAAAAACCTGGCTGTAGGAACCATATTCACCTTTATTCTAGGTTTCGGATTATATGGTTCCACCTTCATTATTCCGCTGTTTACCCAATCTATTTTAGGATGGACAGCCCTGGATGCAGGACTTTTGCTGGTGCCCAGTTCTATAGCCACCGGTCTTATGATGCCCGTAGTGGGTAAGCTCATTCAAAGAGGAGTGCCCCAGAAATATCTGGTAGCAGGAGGATTCATCATATTTTTTCTCTACAGCTTCTGGGCTCACGGCATCATCACGCCACAAACAGGTAATGATGATTTCTTCTGGCTTCTTATGGTAAGAGGTGTAGGATTAGGATTATTATTTGTACCTATCACCACACTGGCATTATCTACCCTTAAGGGAAAAGAAATTGCAGAAGGAGCGGCATTCACAGGAATGGTAAGACAGCTGGGAGGTTCGTTCGGTATTGCGTTGATCAGTACATTCATCAGCAGAAGCACTTTTATGTACAGAGCTGATTTAATTAAGAACCTGAGTCCTTACGATCCTATTGTACAGCAAAGGCTGGAAGGAAGCAAGCAAATGTTTATGTCTGCCGGCTCATCACCAGATATGGCCTTACAAAAGGGCTATCAAATGTTTGAGATGAGTGTCATGAGGCAGGCCTCTTTGCTCAGCTATATGGATGTATTTTTATACATAGGTATATTCTTCTTACTCTGTGCCCCACTAGTGCTCATAGTGAGGTCCGCCAAAAATAAGGCGGTGAGTACAGAAGGCTTACATTAA
- a CDS encoding T9SS type A sorting domain-containing protein — protein MKFLTAMAAMLIAGTTTFASANFSKVDPQNTFNVVQNNKDKFKLVYFKPDQGEVKINIYNYSGEKVYEQSVINSDGFSQPFNFESLPVGEYKFEVINPDGSKTSKIVKHGMANETLKANILNVNDGKRFRLAVLKYATSPVSVVITDDNDKVVFEETIKSSEGFRKIYDLTDSESSSFNFQITSGEYSVTVPAE, from the coding sequence ATGAAATTTTTAACAGCAATGGCAGCTATGCTTATAGCAGGCACCACTACGTTTGCGTCCGCAAACTTTTCGAAAGTAGATCCTCAAAACACATTTAATGTAGTCCAAAACAATAAGGACAAATTCAAGCTGGTTTACTTTAAGCCAGATCAGGGAGAGGTGAAAATCAACATTTATAATTATTCTGGGGAAAAAGTTTACGAGCAGTCGGTAATCAATTCAGATGGCTTTTCTCAGCCTTTTAACTTTGAGTCTCTACCCGTAGGTGAGTACAAGTTTGAGGTGATTAACCCAGATGGCTCTAAAACCAGTAAGATAGTAAAGCATGGCATGGCCAATGAAACCTTGAAGGCTAACATTCTGAATGTGAATGATGGCAAAAGATTCCGTTTGGCGGTGCTAAAATATGCCACTAGCCCAGTATCTGTGGTTATTACAGATGATAACGACAAAGTGGTTTTCGAAGAAACCATTAAAAGTAGTGAGGGCTTTAGGAAGATTTATGATTTAACAGATTCAGAATCTTCATCTTTTAATTTTCAAATTACCAGCGGTGAATACTCAGTAACAGTACCCGCTGAATAA
- a CDS encoding uracil-DNA glycosylase family protein: MTYAQQILDYYARLNLPQNLPEGVEVLYPFDEDEVKRVTDLFYHQYFNDTNKRTFLIGINPGRLGGGATGIPFTDPIRLEEELGIENNFDKKSELSSRFIYQMIQAVGGPAIFYKHFYFSSVSPLGFVKDGKNLNYYDIPELQNALEDYMVEEMRKQIAFGAHDTAFSLGMGKNIAYLKALNKKYKLFKEIVPLPHPRWVMQYRLKRLDEFIDQYKQAFSPFMH, translated from the coding sequence ATGACCTATGCCCAACAAATTCTTGACTACTATGCTCGGCTCAATTTGCCTCAAAATTTGCCGGAAGGCGTAGAGGTGCTCTATCCTTTTGATGAAGATGAGGTAAAAAGGGTGACTGATCTTTTCTATCATCAATATTTTAATGATACCAATAAAAGGACTTTTCTCATAGGTATAAATCCAGGCAGGCTTGGGGGTGGCGCTACGGGAATCCCATTCACTGATCCCATACGGCTGGAAGAAGAACTGGGTATTGAAAATAATTTTGATAAAAAATCTGAGTTGTCCTCTCGATTTATTTATCAAATGATTCAGGCTGTAGGTGGACCTGCTATCTTTTATAAACACTTCTATTTCAGCTCTGTATCTCCATTGGGATTTGTAAAAGATGGTAAAAATCTAAATTATTACGACATACCCGAGCTTCAAAATGCCCTGGAAGATTATATGGTGGAAGAAATGCGCAAGCAGATAGCCTTTGGTGCGCATGACACAGCCTTTAGCCTGGGTATGGGCAAAAACATTGCTTACCTGAAAGCACTGAACAAAAAGTATAAGCTATTTAAGGAAATAGTGCCGCTACCGCATCCAAGATGGGTGATGCA